In Moraxella nasovis, the sequence CTGCGTAAAGACAATAGACATCGCAATCAGCCCTGTCCCTGGTACGCCAGCAATCCCCACCGCTGTCACTGTCCCCACAATCACAATGCTGGCAAGCTCTGGCACAGACAGGCTCACGCCAACAATTTCAGCAGCAAAAATCACCGCCACACCCAAACGCAATGCCGTGCCATTCATGTTCATTGTTGCTCCAATTGGCAAGGTCAGCCGTGCCACACGCTCGCTAATACCTGCCCTTTCGGCAGCCTTGATGCTAATTGGCAAGGTGCTAAGACTACTGCTGGTAACAAAGGATGTAAATATCGCTTCTTTGATGTCTTTATAAAACTTTACCACCTTAACCCCAAAAGACTTCATGATAAGCGGATACACCACCACCAAAAGGATAATTACGCCAGCATAAGACGTGCCGATAAATTTACCCAGTGACACAACCGTCTCCAAACCCTGAGAACCAAAGGTATTGGCGGTAATCCCAAACACGCCAATGGGAGCATATTGCAAAATACCATTTAAAATTTTGGTAACGACTTCATTGCCCGCTTCCATGATTTTGTATAGAAGTTCGCCCATTTCCTGCTGTTTTAAATCGGCAGAATGTCGCATAATCAAAATGGCAAGCCCAACAATGACTGACACCGACACCACCGCCAAAATATCGCCTGCCGCCAATGCACTAAAAATATTGCTTGGCACCATTCTAAGTATCGTATCTATAAATGACGGCTTGTCAGGTGGATTGACATTGGCATCTGTGGGCAAAGATAAGCCTTCGCCAGGGTTTGTCCATGTAGCCAGTGCGATTCCAACCACCACAGAGACAGCCGTGGTAATCATATAAAGCGGAAAGATTTTTAGACCGATACGCCCAAGGTCTTTGGGATTTGAGTGATTGACTGCCACAATGAGTGATAACGCCACCAAAGGAATGACAATCATCTTGAGTAAATTTAAAAACAATGTGCCAAGCGGTGTAAGTAGGCTACTGTGCTCCTTTAAAAGTAGCCCAGCCACAACCCCTAGTGCAAATCCTGCCGTCATTTTTAGCATAAATGACTTATTGGCATACCAACGCCATAATTTTTCCATAAATATTCCTTGAAACAGTCCTTGCAATTACCTATCGGTCTTGTTCAATTTTGA encodes:
- a CDS encoding dicarboxylate/amino acid:cation symporter; this translates as MEKLWRWYANKSFMLKMTAGFALGVVAGLLLKEHSSLLTPLGTLFLNLLKMIVIPLVALSLIVAVNHSNPKDLGRIGLKIFPLYMITTAVSVVVGIALATWTNPGEGLSLPTDANVNPPDKPSFIDTILRMVPSNIFSALAAGDILAVVSVSVIVGLAILIMRHSADLKQQEMGELLYKIMEAGNEVVTKILNGILQYAPIGVFGITANTFGSQGLETVVSLGKFIGTSYAGVIILLVVVYPLIMKSFGVKVVKFYKDIKEAIFTSFVTSSSLSTLPISIKAAERAGISERVARLTLPIGATMNMNGTALRLGVAVIFAAEIVGVSLSVPELASIVIVGTVTAVGIAGVPGTGLIAMSIVFTQAGLPIEIVALTAGINVLVDMIFTCGNVTGDLVSAKIVDQTEKWQEKKLLNQLHKG